Proteins from a single region of Juglans microcarpa x Juglans regia isolate MS1-56 chromosome 5S, Jm3101_v1.0, whole genome shotgun sequence:
- the LOC121267668 gene encoding scoulerine-9-O-methyltransferase 1-like, whose amino-acid sequence MGEKPRLRQLFDEFMEVSGKLQFEDVFKLYGGFKDLKELMDVGGGIGTTLAKLTSTYPHVQGLNFDLPHVIDAAPKLPGVKHVAGDMFRSIPNAQTILLQCILHNWDDEHCKKLLRNCWEALPQEGKVIIVEMAISEELENNVEAKDVLMEDFFMMLLTNGGKK is encoded by the exons ATGGGAGAGAAGCCAAGATTGAGACAACTGTTCGATGAGTTTATGGAAGTTAGCGGTAAATTACAGTTTGAGGATGTGTTCAAGTTGTACGGTGGCTTCAAAGATTTGAAGGAGTTGATGGATGTGGGGGGCGGCATTGGAACCACTCTTGCAAAGCTAACCTCTACGTATCCACACGTTCAGGGATTGAACTTTGATCTGCCCCATGTAATTGATGCTGCTCCCAAGCTCCCAG GTGTAAAGCATGTGGCTGGAGATATGTTCAGATCGAtcccaaatgcccaaacaatTTTATTGCAG TGTATACTCCATAACTGGGATGATGAGCATTGCAAGAAGTTGTTGAGAAATTGCTGGGAAGCATTACCACAAGAGGGAAAGGTGATAATCGTGGAAATGGCAATCTCTGAAGAATTGGAAAACAATGTCGAGGCAAAGGACGTTCTAATGGAAGACTTCTTTATGATGCTCCTAACAAATGGAGGTAAAAAGTGA